The following proteins are co-located in the Chryseobacterium daecheongense genome:
- a CDS encoding tetratricopeptide repeat protein: MKYLYFLCSLCLLYSCKKNSEVNFPEKNYNSHFYNLAKSSDDEKTAFKYFNYAKDDYLNKKDSLMAGKSLINMAIILSNQGDNYGSLQTSIEANKILKNSTSKETFASNYNCMAIVSENLRQYDKSIEYYQKAIEYTSDTIIRLAYLNNIGNSYLLNKNYLKALEYFKQVLKNKKSIINKVDYARVINNYAKASYLINPNYNPIPIYEKSLQIRIKEKDLQGQNYVLASFTDFYQNKDNQKALSYALQRYSVAKAMKNPDDQLETLQKLIVLDPTNYLKYFNQFQSINDSTQIARSSSKYQFALIRYETEEKNAENMRLKADKAQKDSLFFKQSIILLIVILALVITIVLYRKRQIRLKQENELRIKENQLKLSKKVHDVVANGIYQVMTKIENQESFSKDEALDELEFVYEKSRDISYEKTDLTNNEKNFNEKISELIGSFNNDTVKTYLAGNDASIWKGLQESTLTEVYQIVRELLVNMKKHSRADRVVFRFERENEFIKIYYTDNGIGIPGDIIYKNGLSSTVSRIETIKGEIIFDTKTERGLKINISFPVS, translated from the coding sequence TTGAAATATTTATATTTTTTATGTTCCCTTTGCTTGCTTTATTCTTGTAAGAAAAATTCAGAAGTTAATTTTCCTGAAAAAAATTATAATAGTCATTTTTACAATTTAGCTAAAAGTTCAGACGATGAAAAAACAGCTTTTAAATACTTTAACTATGCTAAAGATGACTACTTGAATAAAAAAGATTCGCTAATGGCTGGAAAATCTCTTATTAATATGGCAATCATATTGTCAAATCAAGGAGATAACTATGGTAGTTTACAAACTTCAATAGAAGCGAATAAAATATTAAAGAATTCAACAAGTAAAGAAACTTTTGCCTCAAATTACAATTGTATGGCTATTGTTTCTGAAAATTTAAGACAATATGACAAGTCTATAGAATATTACCAAAAGGCCATAGAATATACATCTGATACAATTATTAGACTAGCATACTTAAATAATATTGGAAACTCATATTTGTTAAACAAAAATTATCTAAAAGCTTTAGAATACTTTAAACAAGTTCTTAAGAATAAAAAATCAATAATTAATAAAGTTGACTATGCGAGAGTTATAAATAATTATGCTAAGGCAAGTTATTTAATAAATCCCAATTACAACCCCATCCCAATTTATGAAAAATCACTGCAGATAAGAATAAAAGAAAAAGACTTGCAGGGGCAAAATTATGTTTTAGCCAGCTTTACAGATTTCTATCAGAATAAAGATAATCAAAAAGCATTATCTTATGCATTACAGAGATATTCTGTAGCCAAAGCGATGAAAAATCCAGATGATCAATTGGAAACGCTACAAAAACTGATAGTTTTAGATCCTACAAATTATCTAAAGTATTTTAATCAATTTCAATCCATAAATGACAGTACACAAATTGCGAGAAGCTCTTCTAAATATCAATTTGCACTGATCCGCTATGAAACGGAAGAAAAAAATGCAGAAAACATGAGATTAAAAGCGGATAAGGCACAAAAGGATAGCTTATTTTTTAAACAATCAATCATTCTTTTAATTGTCATACTAGCTTTAGTCATTACTATTGTCTTATACCGAAAAAGGCAAATAAGGTTAAAACAAGAAAACGAATTAAGAATAAAAGAAAACCAACTCAAGCTCTCCAAAAAAGTACACGATGTAGTAGCAAACGGTATCTATCAGGTAATGACCAAGATTGAAAACCAGGAAAGCTTTAGCAAAGATGAGGCGCTTGATGAATTGGAATTTGTTTATGAAAAATCAAGGGATATCTCCTATGAAAAGACCGATCTTACTAATAACGAGAAGAATTTCAATGAAAAAATATCGGAACTTATAGGCTCCTTTAATAATGATACTGTAAAAACCTATCTTGCCGGAAACGATGCAAGCATATGGAAGGGATTACAAGAATCAACCCTGACAGAAGTATACCAGATTGTACGTGAATTACTCGTAAATATGAAAAAACATAGCCGGGCAGACCGGGTGGTTTTCAGATTTGAAAGGGAAAATGAATTTATCAAAATTTACTATACCGATAATGGAATTGGCATTCCCGGAGATATTATATATAAAAATGGGCTGTCGTCTACGGTTTCCCGTATAGAAACAATCAAAGGAGAAATTATTTTTGACACCAAAACCGAAAGAGGATTGAAGATCAACATTTCATTTCCTGTTTCCTAA
- a CDS encoding response regulator, whose translation MFKKILIAEDHESINLSVQKTLEDLNIPNVDYVYYCDDALAKVHKSIRENEPYDLLITDLYYEEDHRQQNIKDGRDLIQQIKALQPSLKVIVFSAEHKSGIIDSLFKDYHINGYVRKARNDSKELKKSIASVYINENYLSLDLKQEIKKLNSYEFSAYEITLVSLLSKGVLQKNIPDLLQEKNIKPNSLSSVEKKLNSLKEDLEVTSNEQLVAFCKDIGII comes from the coding sequence ATGTTCAAAAAAATTTTAATCGCTGAAGACCATGAAAGTATTAATCTTTCGGTACAAAAAACACTGGAAGACCTCAACATTCCGAATGTTGATTATGTATATTACTGTGATGATGCATTGGCAAAGGTTCATAAATCCATTCGGGAAAATGAACCTTACGACCTGTTGATCACTGATTTGTATTATGAAGAAGATCACCGGCAGCAAAACATTAAAGACGGAAGAGATCTTATCCAACAAATAAAGGCACTTCAGCCTTCCCTTAAAGTCATTGTCTTTTCCGCCGAACACAAATCCGGAATCATCGATTCTCTTTTCAAAGACTATCATATCAATGGATATGTTCGTAAAGCAAGAAACGATTCCAAAGAGCTGAAAAAATCAATTGCATCTGTTTACATTAATGAAAATTATCTGTCTCTTGATTTAAAGCAGGAAATAAAAAAACTAAATAGTTATGAGTTTTCTGCGTATGAAATTACACTCGTTTCCCTTCTTTCAAAAGGAGTTCTGCAAAAAAACATTCCTGATCTCCTACAGGAAAAAAACATAAAACCTAACAGCTTAAGCAGTGTTGAAAAAAAATTGAACAGCTTAAAAGAAGATCTTGAGGTAACCAGCAACGAACAACTGGTTGCATTTTGCAAAGACATCGGAATTATTTAA
- a CDS encoding YegP family protein encodes MGKFVITQRINNEYQFNLKAGNGEIILTSEGYVQKASCHKGIESVRINSKDDSRYDRREAVNGKDYFVLKARNGEIIGKSQLYSSKTAMENGIHSVKSNAPTAEIIDETLKN; translated from the coding sequence ATGGGAAAATTTGTAATTACTCAGAGAATAAACAATGAGTATCAATTCAATCTTAAGGCTGGAAACGGAGAAATTATCCTGACCAGCGAAGGCTATGTTCAGAAAGCCTCCTGTCATAAAGGAATAGAGTCTGTAAGAATCAATTCAAAGGACGATTCCAGATACGACAGAAGAGAGGCTGTAAATGGTAAAGATTATTTCGTCCTGAAAGCCAGAAATGGGGAGATCATAGGAAAAAGCCAGCTCTACAGCTCAAAAACAGCAATGGAAAATGGAATTCACTCTGTAAAATCCAACGCTCCAACCGCAGAAATTATTGATGAAACCCTTAAAAACTAA
- a CDS encoding type I restriction endonuclease: MDLKIKLEQLHQKVVGLKDQINTEEATKNAFVMPFIQILGYDIFNPTEVVPEHICDIGTKKGEKVDYVIRHNDNPIFIIECKHWKESADAHNSQLHRYYHVSKTRFGVLTNGIVYNFYTDLEKPNIMDEKPFFTINIEDLKDSSIKILESFTKKDYNLESILDSAEALKYIKAIRREFEKEIENPSDELVRLLVNRFFEKPLTANRMISFKEYTKKALTTSINESISFRLKSALSINEQIEKRDEAVKTPQSIDENNDSKIVTTEEELEGFQIVKAILREKVESSRIAYRDTLSYFGILFDDNNRKPLCRLHFNTSNKYLELFHNGKDSGEKILLGTLDEIYNFRNELHKTLENYN, from the coding sequence ATGGATCTTAAAATAAAACTAGAGCAGCTGCATCAGAAAGTAGTAGGATTGAAGGACCAGATCAATACGGAAGAAGCGACCAAAAATGCTTTTGTAATGCCATTCATACAGATTTTAGGTTATGATATATTTAATCCTACAGAAGTGGTTCCTGAGCATATTTGTGATATCGGAACCAAAAAAGGAGAAAAAGTAGACTATGTGATAAGACACAACGACAATCCTATTTTTATCATTGAATGTAAGCATTGGAAAGAAAGTGCAGATGCGCACAATTCACAGCTCCACAGATACTATCATGTTTCAAAGACCCGGTTTGGAGTGCTAACCAATGGGATTGTATATAATTTTTACACCGATCTGGAGAAGCCTAATATTATGGATGAAAAGCCTTTTTTTACCATCAACATTGAAGATCTCAAAGACAGTTCGATTAAAATTCTCGAAAGCTTTACCAAAAAAGACTACAATCTGGAAAGCATTTTAGATTCTGCTGAAGCATTAAAGTATATCAAAGCGATCCGGAGAGAATTTGAGAAAGAAATTGAAAACCCCTCTGATGAGTTGGTTAGGCTGTTAGTCAATCGCTTTTTCGAAAAACCTTTAACCGCGAATAGAATGATTTCTTTCAAAGAGTACACAAAGAAAGCTTTGACAACATCAATCAATGAATCCATAAGTTTCAGGCTCAAATCTGCATTGAGCATTAACGAACAGATTGAAAAAAGGGATGAAGCTGTAAAAACACCACAATCTATTGATGAAAACAATGATTCTAAAATTGTAACAACCGAAGAAGAACTGGAAGGGTTTCAAATTGTAAAGGCTATCCTGCGAGAAAAAGTCGAATCATCAAGAATTGCTTATCGGGATACTCTATCCTATTTTGGAATTTTATTCGATGACAACAATAGGAAACCTCTTTGCAGACTACATTTTAATACCTCAAATAAATACCTGGAGCTATTTCATAACGGGAAAGATTCCGGAGAAAAGATTTTATTAGGTACCCTCGATGAAATCTACAATTTCAGAAATGAACTTCACAAAACACTTGAAAATTATAACTGA
- a CDS encoding SH3 domain-containing protein, whose product MKKLFLLIIIPIIIFLLHSCFKANDNIGHDGRCTGSAYCTACSNCSGCGHCAGGGGTCGVCKGESSRKKSSSKKDKHKRPGDNDSYSSKRGKSTKAPSVFVNEININSGRYRTGTAITYIYEKPSIQSKIIETIPKNEKLIQLSKQDSWYKVKVQKSGKIGYVYYKNVK is encoded by the coding sequence ATGAAAAAGCTGTTTTTACTTATTATAATCCCAATCATCATTTTTCTTTTACATTCTTGTTTTAAGGCAAACGATAATATTGGGCACGATGGAAGATGTACGGGGTCTGCCTATTGTACAGCTTGTTCAAATTGTTCCGGTTGTGGACATTGTGCAGGAGGTGGTGGAACCTGTGGTGTTTGTAAAGGAGAATCCTCCAGAAAAAAATCTTCTTCAAAGAAAGACAAACATAAAAGACCAGGAGATAATGATTCTTATTCTTCAAAAAGAGGTAAATCTACCAAAGCTCCTTCAGTTTTTGTGAATGAAATCAATATCAATTCTGGCAGATACAGAACAGGAACTGCAATTACCTACATATATGAAAAACCTTCTATCCAATCCAAAATAATAGAAACTATTCCTAAAAACGAAAAGCTGATTCAGCTTTCAAAACAGGATTCTTGGTATAAAGTGAAAGTACAGAAATCAGGAAAAATAGGATATGTATATTATAAAAATGTGAAATAA
- a CDS encoding PH domain-containing protein produces MNLKQFLNEEQDPKAVEKLLEKINSLLTSQEFVEYIAVQKKPAFNLSPDCIALTNRRVIFCRPKNFGLSMDFQDYSWVDVADCHIKEGILGATFIMKTVGNLINMMDYLPKAQARKLYQYAQEIEEQMRGVRREKDLETRRASAGGGVTVNNTTPIIAQPHQFQQQQQQQQQQPLLIENEDPFAILQKLKGLVQTGIISPEEFEEKKNEILSRV; encoded by the coding sequence ATGAATTTAAAACAATTTTTAAACGAAGAACAGGATCCTAAAGCTGTTGAAAAGCTCCTTGAAAAAATTAACAGCCTTCTTACTTCACAAGAGTTTGTTGAATATATTGCCGTTCAAAAAAAGCCGGCTTTTAATTTATCTCCGGACTGTATTGCTCTTACCAATAGGAGAGTTATTTTTTGTAGACCCAAAAATTTCGGTTTATCAATGGATTTTCAGGATTACAGTTGGGTAGATGTTGCAGACTGTCATATTAAAGAAGGTATTCTTGGGGCTACTTTCATTATGAAAACTGTAGGAAACCTAATCAACATGATGGACTATTTACCAAAAGCACAAGCAAGAAAACTCTATCAATACGCTCAGGAAATTGAAGAACAAATGAGAGGTGTGAGAAGAGAAAAAGATTTAGAAACAAGAAGAGCTTCTGCTGGAGGAGGAGTAACTGTAAATAACACGACACCTATTATTGCCCAGCCACATCAATTCCAACAACAACAACAACAACAACAACAACAACCTTTGTTGATAGAAAATGAAGATCCTTTTGCCATTTTGCAAAAATTAAAAGGCTTAGTACAAACCGGAATTATTTCCCCGGAAGAGTTTGAAGAAAAAAAGAATGAAATCTTATCAAGAGTTTAG
- a CDS encoding TM2 domain-containing protein, whose translation MKSKFTTAMLALFLGGLGIHRFYLGQNTLGIFYLLFCWTFIPALIAFIDFIVFIFMSENSFNYKYNLTTGF comes from the coding sequence ATGAAATCAAAATTTACCACAGCCATGCTCGCTCTCTTTTTAGGGGGGTTGGGCATTCATAGATTTTACTTAGGCCAAAATACATTAGGAATATTCTATCTTTTATTCTGCTGGACTTTTATCCCGGCACTCATTGCCTTTATTGACTTCATCGTTTTCATTTTCATGTCTGAAAATAGTTTCAATTACAAGTACAACCTTACTACAGGATTCTAA
- a CDS encoding beta-carotene 15,15'-monooxygenase, translating to MDTISIKNLFKLKSVPIETPKQEAPKDTDSKVETESPEESRKRTYHEAGYRDSSRTNGNHSTLSICLDAVYSKFQNEEKEMVEKQQKLKESYINEQKNRETEIKALTVSQETKEEQLKNKNKEVENHQNTIEALKAEILDLPRNPEKHNVKATKGASTKFWIGAFLLIPISLYLITFYISTSYSAFFKSFDAKSTVIQSVLDAQAFSKAWNAGAIEGAFVTLIPFVFLGLGFLIHMFSENKTTANYIKLGLLFVVTFVFDSILAYEIESKLYELNKTFNSPDFNLKIAFTKIQFWGIIFAGFIVYIIWGLVFDFVMKEHKEKDKIKNEQEIRQKNVLFLLEKINVLKKEIEEILGNIGTTKELIIKTRGRIEELQNIIDGVIIPTKDYKLYASEYVQGWITFIGEKIAVSKTEKQTMIESCIETYNINLETVGANSDNQNLVYLSSL from the coding sequence ATGGACACCATCAGCATAAAAAATTTATTCAAACTGAAATCAGTTCCAATTGAAACACCCAAACAGGAAGCTCCCAAAGACACCGACTCTAAAGTAGAAACAGAATCTCCTGAAGAAAGCAGAAAAAGAACTTATCACGAAGCCGGTTACAGGGACAGCTCCAGAACAAATGGAAATCATTCCACACTATCAATCTGCCTTGATGCCGTATACTCAAAGTTTCAAAATGAGGAAAAAGAGATGGTTGAAAAACAGCAAAAGCTTAAGGAGTCTTATATCAATGAGCAAAAAAACAGAGAAACTGAGATCAAAGCTCTGACTGTTTCCCAGGAAACTAAAGAAGAACAGCTAAAAAATAAAAACAAGGAGGTCGAAAATCATCAAAACACAATTGAGGCCCTAAAAGCTGAAATACTGGATTTACCTAGAAACCCCGAAAAACACAATGTAAAAGCAACAAAAGGAGCTTCCACTAAATTCTGGATTGGCGCATTCCTTCTCATTCCTATAAGCCTTTACTTGATCACATTCTATATTTCAACTTCTTACTCCGCTTTCTTTAAAAGTTTTGATGCTAAAAGTACGGTGATACAAAGTGTTTTGGACGCACAAGCATTCAGTAAAGCATGGAACGCAGGAGCTATTGAAGGAGCTTTTGTCACTTTAATTCCATTTGTATTTCTTGGACTAGGCTTTCTCATTCACATGTTCAGCGAGAATAAAACAACAGCGAATTATATTAAACTTGGACTATTATTCGTAGTTACATTTGTTTTCGACTCCATTTTAGCATATGAGATTGAATCAAAACTGTATGAATTAAATAAAACATTTAATTCCCCTGATTTTAATCTTAAAATCGCTTTTACTAAAATACAGTTTTGGGGAATTATTTTCGCAGGATTCATTGTCTACATTATCTGGGGGTTGGTATTTGATTTTGTTATGAAGGAGCATAAAGAAAAAGATAAAATCAAAAATGAACAAGAAATCAGACAAAAAAACGTGCTTTTCCTTTTAGAAAAAATCAATGTCCTGAAAAAAGAAATTGAAGAAATTCTGGGAAATATAGGTACCACAAAAGAATTAATCATTAAAACCCGTGGGAGAATTGAAGAACTTCAGAATATTATTGATGGAGTCATCATTCCAACCAAAGATTACAAGTTATACGCCTCAGAGTATGTCCAGGGTTGGATTACTTTTATTGGAGAAAAGATAGCTGTTTCCAAAACAGAGAAACAAACGATGATCGAAAGCTGTATTGAGACCTATAATATCAATCTGGAAACCGTAGGAGCTAATTCTGATAATCAAAATTTAGTATACCTGTCTTCTTTATAA
- a CDS encoding GNAT family N-acetyltransferase yields the protein MSNIIWKIKTFDEFTVPELYKVLKARIDVFVIEQNCPYPDLDNYDQKGIHIWAEEDGEILAYCRVFDKGIKYDETSFGRVLTTEKARGKSLGKQLIRYAVETIENRFHTSEIKISAQDYLLRFYSEFGFIDTGKKYLEDDIPHTEMIRK from the coding sequence ATGAGTAATATAATCTGGAAAATAAAAACTTTTGATGAGTTCACCGTTCCTGAGCTTTATAAAGTTTTAAAGGCGCGTATTGATGTTTTTGTGATCGAGCAAAACTGCCCTTATCCTGATCTGGATAATTATGACCAGAAGGGTATTCATATCTGGGCGGAGGAAGACGGTGAGATCCTTGCCTATTGCAGGGTTTTTGATAAAGGCATTAAATATGATGAAACTTCATTCGGAAGGGTACTGACTACTGAGAAAGCAAGAGGAAAAAGCTTAGGAAAACAATTGATAAGATATGCGGTTGAAACCATTGAAAACAGGTTTCATACTTCGGAGATCAAAATCTCTGCACAGGATTACCTGTTGCGTTTCTATTCTGAGTTTGGTTTTATTGATACCGGGAAAAAATACCTGGAGGATGATATTCCGCATACGGAAATGATCAGAAAATAA
- the yihA gene encoding ribosome biogenesis GTP-binding protein YihA/YsxC: MVIKTAEFVKSSGKWQECPEPNIPEYAFIGRSNVGKSSLINAMMNHKDLAKTSQTPGKTQLINHFLVNESWYLTDLPGYGYAKVSKVQRKDFEKLITNYILNRRNLVNLFVLVDSRHTPQKIDLEFIQWCGESGVPFSIVFTKADKLKPNVVIKNVEDYKAELHKTWEDLPELYITSAEKKEGGDKILDFIQTTNEFLKNNSVNFDE; encoded by the coding sequence ATGGTAATTAAAACAGCAGAATTTGTCAAAAGTAGCGGGAAATGGCAGGAATGCCCGGAGCCCAATATTCCCGAATATGCTTTTATAGGAAGATCAAATGTGGGTAAATCATCATTGATCAATGCAATGATGAATCATAAAGATCTGGCAAAAACTTCACAAACTCCGGGAAAAACACAGCTGATCAACCATTTTTTAGTCAATGAAAGCTGGTATCTTACCGATTTGCCGGGATACGGATATGCTAAAGTTTCAAAGGTTCAGAGAAAAGATTTTGAAAAACTGATCACCAATTATATCCTGAACAGAAGGAATCTGGTTAACCTTTTTGTTTTGGTGGATTCAAGACACACTCCTCAGAAAATCGATTTAGAGTTTATCCAATGGTGTGGAGAGAGCGGAGTTCCTTTTTCAATTGTTTTTACCAAAGCAGATAAACTGAAGCCTAATGTTGTTATAAAAAATGTGGAGGATTATAAAGCTGAGCTTCACAAAACCTGGGAAGACCTGCCGGAACTGTACATTACTTCAGCAGAAAAGAAGGAAGGAGGCGACAAAATTCTGGATTTCATCCAGACCACCAACGAATTTTTAAAAAATAATAGCGTAAACTTTGATGAGTAA
- a CDS encoding alpha/beta hydrolase produces the protein MIFSTKKEKKYTFVEAGEGHPLVLLHGLMGGLSNFDKMVNFFSEKGFKVYVPQLPIYDLPVLNTNLTTIAKYIIKFIESHISEPVTIVGNSMGGHVGLILALARPDLVKNLVLTGSSGLYERTFGDSFPRKSDRQYIRKKTEEVFYDPAVATEDLVDEVFGVVNDRMKGIKTVMLARSAIKHNMLNDLPKILTPTCLIWGKQDNVTPPEVAEDMHKFIPNSDLYWIDKCGHAAMMEKPDEFNEILYSWLKDKV, from the coding sequence ATGATATTTAGTACAAAAAAAGAAAAGAAATATACTTTTGTAGAAGCGGGAGAAGGACATCCATTGGTGCTGTTGCACGGGTTAATGGGTGGTTTGAGTAATTTCGATAAGATGGTGAATTTTTTTTCGGAGAAAGGATTTAAGGTATATGTGCCTCAATTGCCAATCTATGATTTGCCGGTACTCAATACCAATCTTACTACTATCGCAAAATATATTATCAAGTTTATAGAGAGCCATATTTCGGAACCGGTAACTATTGTCGGGAATTCGATGGGCGGTCATGTCGGGCTTATCTTAGCTTTGGCAAGGCCTGATCTTGTAAAAAATCTTGTTTTAACGGGAAGTTCCGGATTATACGAAAGAACATTCGGGGACAGCTTTCCGAGAAAAAGTGACAGACAATATATAAGGAAGAAAACGGAGGAAGTTTTCTATGACCCTGCAGTCGCTACAGAGGATCTCGTGGACGAGGTTTTCGGTGTTGTTAATGACAGAATGAAAGGAATAAAAACGGTAATGCTTGCCAGAAGTGCTATCAAACACAACATGCTGAATGATCTCCCTAAAATTCTGACACCTACGTGTCTGATCTGGGGAAAGCAGGATAATGTAACACCTCCTGAGGTGGCAGAAGATATGCATAAGTTTATTCCTAATTCCGATCTGTACTGGATAGATAAATGCGGCCACGCAGCAATGATGGAAAAACCAGATGAATTCAATGAAATTCTTTACAGCTGGTTAAAAGATAAAGTATAA
- the mraZ gene encoding division/cell wall cluster transcriptional repressor MraZ: protein MKNFIGTYECKIDDKGRLKVPASLIKQMENFDDKAFVVKRSVFQPCLEVYPMNAWDQLMGKINKLNRFIKKNADFIRMFTAGVKTVELDNAGRLQISKDLTHFANLHKDIVITSAGELFEIWDKEAYEKVISTNETDFASLAEDVMGSFDEE, encoded by the coding sequence ATGAAGAATTTCATTGGAACATATGAGTGTAAAATAGACGACAAAGGTCGCTTAAAAGTCCCTGCATCGCTGATCAAGCAGATGGAGAACTTTGACGATAAAGCCTTTGTAGTCAAACGCTCCGTGTTTCAACCCTGCCTGGAAGTTTATCCTATGAATGCATGGGATCAGCTGATGGGCAAAATTAATAAACTAAACAGATTCATTAAAAAGAATGCTGATTTCATAAGAATGTTTACAGCAGGAGTAAAAACTGTAGAGTTGGATAACGCCGGAAGATTACAGATTTCCAAAGACCTTACCCACTTCGCAAATCTTCATAAAGATATTGTGATCACAAGTGCCGGGGAATTATTTGAAATCTGGGATAAAGAAGCTTACGAGAAAGTGATCTCTACCAACGAAACCGATTTTGCAAGCCTTGCTGAAGATGTGATGGGCTCTTTCGATGAAGAATAA
- the rsmH gene encoding 16S rRNA (cytosine(1402)-N(4))-methyltransferase RsmH encodes MYHNPVLLKQSVDDLVTNPDGTYVDCTFGGGGHSREILSRLSEKGRLFSFDQDLDALKNNIDDPRFTLINQNFRFLENSLLMYGVSQVDGILADLGVSSHQFDEAERGFSTRSDAPLDMRMNVMQSLDAKRVINEYEEEQLADIFYYYGELREARKLARDIVHHRKSKIINTTEDLKKLFSYLPPHKVNKFYAQLFQAIRIEVNQELEVLKEMLVQAYQILKTEGRLVVISYHSLEDRLVKRFLKNGMFEGEPTRDIYGNYKKAFELLKSKAIIPDDKEIEENSRARSAKMRTGIKV; translated from the coding sequence ATGTATCATAATCCCGTTTTGTTGAAGCAAAGTGTTGATGATTTGGTTACGAATCCAGACGGAACATACGTGGACTGTACTTTTGGTGGCGGAGGTCATTCAAGAGAAATACTGAGCAGGCTCTCGGAAAAAGGAAGGCTATTCAGTTTTGATCAGGACTTAGACGCTCTTAAAAATAATATTGATGATCCGAGGTTTACCTTGATTAATCAGAATTTCAGGTTCCTGGAAAATTCCTTACTGATGTACGGAGTTTCTCAGGTAGATGGAATATTGGCGGATCTGGGAGTATCATCGCATCAGTTTGATGAAGCGGAAAGAGGATTTTCTACGAGAAGTGATGCCCCGCTGGATATGAGGATGAATGTAATGCAGAGCCTGGATGCCAAAAGGGTGATCAATGAATATGAAGAAGAGCAGCTGGCAGACATATTTTACTACTACGGTGAATTGAGAGAAGCACGTAAACTGGCGAGGGATATTGTTCATCACAGAAAAAGTAAAATCATCAATACAACGGAAGATCTGAAAAAACTATTCAGCTATCTTCCCCCGCATAAGGTTAATAAATTTTATGCACAGCTTTTCCAGGCAATAAGAATCGAAGTAAACCAGGAGCTTGAGGTTTTAAAAGAAATGCTCGTTCAGGCTTATCAGATCTTAAAAACGGAAGGAAGACTGGTGGTTATTTCATACCACTCCCTGGAAGACCGTCTTGTAAAAAGATTCCTTAAAAACGGAATGTTTGAAGGGGAACCGACGAGGGATATTTATGGAAATTATAAAAAGGCATTCGAACTGCTGAAGAGTAAGGCAATCATTCCTGATGATAAGGAGATTGAGGAAAACTCAAGAGCAAGAAGTGCAAAAATGAGAACAGGAATAAAAGTATAA
- a CDS encoding FtsL-like putative cell division protein yields the protein MAKRTTNRPQKRLTFIDIIKGNFLNRDEIKIHYKYFLLLFVLMMAMIYTNHLVNKKIKIVNALKEETEEYKSRNAYAQSKLIKVKMESELGKEVARDSLMTLENHPHKLLIKLDSTDAKAK from the coding sequence TTGGCTAAAAGAACGACAAATCGCCCACAAAAGAGATTAACTTTTATAGACATTATAAAAGGGAATTTTCTCAACCGTGATGAGATAAAAATACATTACAAGTATTTCTTATTGCTTTTTGTACTGATGATGGCCATGATCTATACCAATCACCTGGTGAACAAAAAGATCAAAATTGTAAATGCTTTAAAAGAAGAAACAGAAGAATATAAATCCCGAAACGCTTATGCCCAAAGTAAGCTGATTAAGGTAAAAATGGAATCAGAGCTCGGAAAAGAAGTAGCACGGGATTCTTTAATGACACTGGAAAACCATCCTCATAAACTGCTAATAAAATTGGATAGTACAGATGCAAAAGCAAAATGA